A stretch of the Brachyspira hampsonii genome encodes the following:
- a CDS encoding ribonuclease R family protein: MKVIKFLKRINKEKELDISEYKNRYVETKKDKLRFDKILQKSVSMGLVMKKSNILKLTNEGKAYLERELRKSSEKENNISESKRDRRNAKNKKSDTGNKKTSIPKPEIKVDINNAKKDAEIIAKAYNVQTDFPKKCLEEAKLLPDSMENVELEFDRIDLRDIRTVTIDGADSKDFDDAISIEKLNDGYKLGIHIADVSHFVVMGSALDREARKRGNSVYLIDTVYPMFPHELSNGICSLNEGVSRFTMTVFVTIDNSGNVKESTFHKSIIKSSRRLTYDYAQDVLDGIEQYEDWLVELLKNADDVKKILLQKRIENGSIEFNLNETQIILDKGGNPKDFFIGERKETHKIIEELMLIANCEVAKRLKNIKGSIYRVHDSPDMEKLDTFTRIAFNRGYRLTKDADGNLDFHSFIESIMGKPDEKLLLTLLLRSMKQAIYDVNNIGHFGLGFECYTHFTSPIRRYTDLLTHRLLKLSLEGINNLKPTMQQFYTNSAQWCSKTERVAVECERSLAKVKAARFMKDKVGNEYNGIISGITNFGIFVEIEDRGIEGLIRYAVLKSHYRYDENEQAAYSEEDAKWYTLGDRIRIVVYKVDIKELFIDFIPASEFDNSFDDRDIIDSRDFLKKKKNKKEIYSRKSHKSSKDRKRGAKERRERKERKKSKKRR, translated from the coding sequence ATGAAAGTTATAAAATTTCTGAAAAGAATCAATAAAGAAAAAGAATTAGATATATCAGAATACAAAAATAGATATGTAGAAACTAAAAAAGATAAACTTAGATTTGATAAAATACTTCAAAAGTCAGTTTCTATGGGATTAGTAATGAAAAAATCTAATATACTAAAACTTACCAATGAAGGAAAAGCATATTTAGAAAGAGAATTAAGAAAATCATCTGAAAAAGAAAATAATATATCAGAAAGTAAAAGAGACAGAAGAAATGCTAAAAATAAAAAATCTGATACAGGAAATAAAAAAACAAGCATACCAAAACCAGAAATAAAAGTAGATATTAACAATGCTAAAAAAGACGCTGAAATAATAGCAAAAGCATATAATGTACAAACAGATTTCCCAAAAAAATGTTTGGAAGAGGCAAAACTTTTACCAGACAGCATGGAAAATGTGGAATTAGAGTTTGACAGAATAGATTTAAGAGATATAAGAACTGTAACAATAGACGGAGCAGATTCAAAAGATTTTGACGATGCTATAAGTATAGAAAAATTAAATGACGGATATAAATTAGGCATTCATATTGCTGATGTAAGTCATTTTGTAGTAATGGGAAGTGCTTTAGATAGGGAAGCCAGAAAAAGAGGCAATAGTGTTTATTTAATAGATACAGTTTACCCAATGTTTCCGCATGAACTTTCAAATGGCATATGTTCTTTAAATGAAGGTGTAAGCAGATTTACTATGACTGTTTTTGTAACTATAGATAATAGCGGCAATGTTAAAGAAAGCACTTTTCATAAAAGCATCATAAAATCGAGCAGAAGATTAACCTATGACTATGCACAAGATGTTCTGGACGGCATAGAACAATATGAAGATTGGCTTGTAGAATTATTAAAAAATGCTGACGATGTAAAAAAAATACTTCTTCAAAAGAGAATAGAAAACGGCAGTATAGAATTTAATCTCAATGAGACACAAATAATATTGGATAAAGGCGGTAACCCTAAAGACTTTTTTATTGGTGAGAGAAAAGAAACTCATAAAATAATAGAAGAATTAATGCTTATTGCCAACTGCGAAGTAGCCAAAAGATTAAAAAATATAAAAGGCTCTATTTACAGAGTACATGACAGTCCAGATATGGAAAAGCTCGATACTTTTACAAGAATAGCATTTAACAGAGGCTACAGACTCACAAAAGATGCAGACGGCAATTTGGATTTTCATTCATTTATAGAATCTATAATGGGAAAGCCAGACGAAAAATTACTTCTTACCCTACTACTTCGTTCTATGAAACAGGCTATATACGATGTTAATAATATAGGGCATTTCGGACTTGGTTTTGAATGCTACACTCATTTTACTTCGCCTATAAGACGATATACTGATTTACTTACACATAGACTTTTAAAACTTTCATTAGAAGGTATAAATAATTTAAAACCTACTATGCAGCAATTTTATACCAATTCGGCACAGTGGTGTTCAAAAACAGAAAGAGTTGCAGTTGAATGCGAGAGAAGTTTAGCAAAGGTAAAAGCTGCAAGATTTATGAAAGACAAAGTAGGAAATGAATATAACGGGATTATAAGCGGTATTACAAACTTCGGTATATTCGTAGAAATAGAGGACAGAGGAATAGAAGGCTTAATAAGATATGCCGTATTAAAATCACATTATAGATATGATGAAAATGAACAGGCAGCCTACAGTGAAGAAGATGCCAAATGGTACACATTGGGAGACAGAATAAGAATAGTAGTTTATAAAGTAGATATTAAAGAATTATTCATTGACTTTATACCAGCAAGCGAATTTGATAATAGTTTTGATGACAGAGATATAATAGACAGCAGAGATTTCTTAAAGAAGAAAAAAAACAAAAAAGAAATATATTCAAGAAAATCTCATAAATCATCTAAAGATAGAAAAAGAGGTGCAAAAGAGAGAAGAGAGAGAAAAGAAAGGAAGAAATCTAAAAAGAGAAGATAA
- a CDS encoding prephenate dehydrogenase: MSNITVIGMGLMGGSLTKALKLSNQNYNIYAIDTNRENIESALKDGYIEKGYFNYDNIKELIELSDIIMICTLPSIAIDIIDKYKHLIDNNKILSDFCGVKTDIFNNTKDKKYIGLHTMAGKEKGGYINSSETIFKNSNAIIVNNENADESDIKIIEKLSKDIGCSKIIRSTVEKHDEMIAFTSQLMHIVACGIVNHDHFLSSLGFEGNSLGDHTRVGTIDSNMWSELFLYNSDYLYDALDKYIKCLNDFKYALKDKNRDKLKKLMDNSNTIKNEWIERKKK; encoded by the coding sequence ATGTCAAATATAACAGTTATCGGAATGGGATTAATGGGAGGCTCTTTAACAAAAGCATTAAAACTAAGCAATCAAAATTATAATATATATGCCATAGATACAAATAGAGAAAATATAGAATCTGCTTTAAAAGATGGATATATTGAAAAAGGGTATTTTAATTATGATAATATAAAAGAGCTCATTGAATTATCCGACATCATTATGATATGTACACTTCCTTCAATAGCAATAGATATTATTGATAAATATAAACATTTAATTGATAATAATAAAATACTTTCAGATTTCTGCGGAGTAAAGACTGATATTTTTAATAATACAAAAGATAAAAAATATATAGGGCTTCATACTATGGCAGGAAAAGAAAAAGGCGGATATATCAACTCTTCTGAAACTATATTCAAAAATTCAAATGCTATAATAGTGAACAATGAAAATGCAGATGAAAGCGATATTAAAATAATAGAAAAACTTTCAAAAGATATAGGATGTTCTAAAATTATAAGATCAACAGTTGAGAAACATGATGAAATGATAGCTTTTACAAGTCAGCTTATGCATATAGTAGCCTGCGGTATTGTCAATCATGATCATTTTTTATCTTCGCTTGGTTTTGAGGGAAACAGTTTAGGAGATCATACAAGAGTAGGTACAATAGATTCTAATATGTGGAGCGAATTATTTTTATACAACAGCGATTATCTATATGATGCTTTAGATAAATATATAAAATGCCTAAATGATTTTAAATATGCTTTAAAAGATAAAAACAGAGATAAGTTAAAAAAATTAATGGATAATTCAAATACAATAAAAAATGAATGGATTGAAAGAAAGAAAAAATAA
- a CDS encoding NYN domain-containing protein yields MKKIGVYIDLENVSHLSYEVNFEQMLNNIFLFYKNNLKDKEIVYSIKKAYGDAKSIKKYSKKLRDMHIDIIYSVPVNKAKNMADMISSIDAFEDFVIDKKIDIVIFISRDVDYTVVMDRLSRYGAIVGIVTVFDNAKRNIFKNSCSHIFKIEDYKSAEKHENEPKKEENNIDKMEFLTFFYNRVLEIYNIQNTQTVKISISDICNKINEDFNLEKGKSAVEQTQFKKIKNVLKYLNNNGIETEINNDDFYINEINIFKNIMSKIINLSSSEISEKNFILAFKEILSNYEENAVISLANTMNEINKKFKIGNNSSAVKNTKFKKPSKFIDYIIKKDIPIELTNKGNAFIMKDKNKVLEILENIGNE; encoded by the coding sequence ATGAAAAAAATAGGCGTATATATAGACTTAGAAAATGTATCGCATTTAAGCTACGAAGTTAATTTTGAACAAATGCTTAATAATATATTTTTATTTTATAAGAATAATTTAAAAGACAAAGAAATAGTTTACTCTATAAAAAAAGCTTATGGTGATGCAAAATCTATAAAAAAATATTCTAAAAAACTAAGAGATATGCATATTGATATTATTTATTCTGTACCTGTTAATAAAGCAAAAAACATGGCTGATATGATATCATCAATAGATGCATTTGAAGATTTTGTAATAGACAAAAAAATAGATATAGTAATATTCATAAGCAGAGATGTTGATTATACTGTGGTTATGGATAGACTTTCAAGATACGGGGCTATTGTTGGAATAGTTACAGTATTTGATAATGCTAAAAGAAATATATTCAAAAACTCATGCAGCCACATATTTAAAATTGAAGATTATAAATCAGCAGAAAAACATGAAAATGAACCTAAAAAAGAAGAAAATAATATAGATAAAATGGAATTTTTAACTTTCTTTTATAATAGAGTATTGGAAATATACAATATACAAAATACACAAACTGTAAAGATTTCAATATCAGATATATGCAACAAAATCAATGAAGATTTTAATCTTGAAAAAGGTAAGAGTGCCGTAGAACAAACACAATTCAAAAAAATTAAAAATGTTCTTAAATATCTAAATAATAATGGAATAGAAACAGAAATAAATAATGATGATTTTTATATTAATGAAATAAACATATTCAAAAATATAATGTCTAAAATCATAAATCTAAGCAGCTCTGAAATAAGCGAAAAAAATTTTATATTAGCATTCAAAGAAATACTTTCTAATTATGAAGAAAATGCTGTTATTTCTCTTGCTAATACAATGAATGAAATTAATAAAAAATTCAAAATAGGAAATAATTCAAGTGCTGTAAAAAATACAAAATTTAAAAAACCAAGTAAATTTATAGATTATATAATCAAAAAAGATATTCCTATTGAACTTACTAATAAGGGAAACGCTTTTATAATGAAAGATAAAAACAAAGTTTTGGAAATACTAGAAAATATAGGTAATGAATAG